The following coding sequences lie in one Palaemon carinicauda isolate YSFRI2023 chromosome 7, ASM3689809v2, whole genome shotgun sequence genomic window:
- the LOC137644346 gene encoding zinc finger BED domain-containing protein 5-like, whose product MRLIFHTNVCWPSKGNMLGPFYKDKKPTIIVHSDAIRAFIGKVQVWKRRILKKNTSSFPPLNEILNEGSFSDSLKTEIKDHLKGLENEFQPYFPRIGERRFVFSLARNPLFLEVDDVPEDLQEQFRELKFNSVAKNYFTSLSMEKFWIKYLSVYQKISQRILQVIVPYSSTYLCEAGFSAFVGIKTKKRNKLDVTSDLRCTLNQTPPNIPRLVAQKSQYHSSH is encoded by the exons ATGAGACTGATTTTCCACACCAACGTGTGCTGGCCATCAAAAGGTAACATGTTGGGACCCTT TTACAAGGATAAAAAACCAACTATAATTGTTCACTCCGATGCAATTCGAGCATTCATTGGTAAGGTGCAGGTGTGGAAGCGTCGCATCCTAAAGAAGAACACATCATCCTTTCCTCCTCTGAATGAAATCTTGAATGAGGGGAGCTTCAGTGACAGCCTTAAAACTGAGATCAAAGATCACCTTAAAGGACTGGAAAATGAGTTTCAACCTTATTTCCCTAGAATCGGTGAGAGGAGGTTTGTATTCAGTCTTGCCAGGAACCCCCTTTTCCTAGAAGTTGATGATGTTCCAGAAGATTTACAAGAGCAGTTCCGAGAACTGAAGTTTAATTCTGTGGCAAAAAATTATTTTACCTCTCTTAGTATGGAAAAGTTTtggataaaatatctttcagtttaccAGAAAATCAGTCAGCGAATCCTACAAGTGATTGTCCCCTATTCGTCTACTTACCTTTGTGAAGCAGGGTTCTCAGCATTTGTTGGAATCAAAACGAAGAAGAGAAATAAGCTTGATGTGACAAGTGATCTCCGATGTACATTGAaccaaacaccaccaaatattccccgactagttgctcaaaagagccagtatcactcatcccactga